Proteins from one Corynebacterium epidermidicanis genomic window:
- a CDS encoding GtrA family protein, which translates to MKTQGFRFIISGLVSAVVDWGFTALTQFLFGFSAGKARLVGFIFGTITAYAINRRWTFQADHSWKRLIYVAILYTITGWLNMTLYAWGFHLLEPSVPRLAASIGAFVFAQGIATVLNFFAQRMFIFKA; encoded by the coding sequence ATGAAAACTCAAGGTTTCCGCTTCATTATCTCCGGTCTGGTCTCCGCTGTAGTCGACTGGGGCTTTACCGCGTTGACCCAGTTCCTCTTCGGGTTCTCAGCTGGCAAAGCCCGCCTTGTGGGCTTTATCTTCGGCACGATCACTGCCTACGCGATTAATCGACGCTGGACCTTCCAAGCCGACCACTCCTGGAAGCGCCTGATCTACGTTGCGATTCTCTACACCATCACCGGCTGGCTGAATATGACGCTATACGCCTGGGGTTTCCACCTGCTCGAGCCGAGCGTGCCCCGTCTCGCAGCGTCCATCGGTGCGTTCGTTTTCGCGCAGGGCATCGCGACGGTGCTGAATTTCTTCGCCCAGCGGATGTTTATCTTTAAGGCCTAG
- a CDS encoding galactan 5-O-arabinofuranosyltransferase, producing MNVDEHYTADAISIRTTILATFAAPLVGGLFTLACWFVLKATNLPAFGGSNLTRGLATAGSSLLLLTLGFLVFMWIRDQHVDARPPRWRRLATYAVSYLAPAALVVSTLAIPLAATKLYLDGVTVDQGFRTQYLTRLTSDWHLHDMNYRDIPAYYPAMWFWLGGRFGNLLGLSGWETYQPWALVSISMMACTLVPLWQRLTSSLPVAAAIALVSTAIFLVMSPEEPYSGIVAIGAPVAAAMLSRALRGSKAAIAFMIVYLGFSAATYTVFTAFIALSVVLVAGLMAVFGQRKVQPIARLIVIGVGSMAIAAISWGPYLWAVLRGAPMGKATATHYLPVQGVEVPLPMLSPTLIGALCLIGVGYLVFRANDPEIRNIGITTAVAYLWIIASMIVALAGQTLLGFRLSTVIALLLATAGVLGLADFRLSGVYSYLPSGLTPERLRSLDIRITAIMVTLVTIAGISYAQSIPARNHTPIDLAYTDTDGYGERADRFPADSTKYYAEIDQFIQSQGHRPSETVVLSDAQSFLSFYPYWGFQALTSHYANPLGEFERRNAFLENLAVDSNSKLSDPQAFQAKLADAPWAPPEVFIFRGTLGAENAKWKYDIAEDIFPNNPNVRFRGVYFNPAVFSGWEQKQIGPFVVVVKPVT from the coding sequence ATGAACGTCGACGAGCATTACACGGCCGATGCAATCTCCATCCGCACCACGATCCTCGCGACGTTCGCAGCACCGCTCGTCGGCGGTCTCTTCACGCTGGCATGTTGGTTCGTCCTCAAAGCGACCAACCTGCCAGCTTTCGGCGGCTCAAACCTCACCCGAGGCTTAGCGACGGCAGGTTCCAGCCTGCTCCTGCTGACCTTGGGTTTTTTGGTGTTCATGTGGATCCGTGACCAGCATGTAGACGCAAGGCCACCACGGTGGCGTCGATTAGCGACGTACGCGGTCTCCTACCTAGCCCCCGCAGCATTAGTGGTCTCGACCCTAGCGATCCCGCTGGCCGCCACCAAGCTCTACCTCGACGGCGTGACCGTCGACCAGGGCTTCCGCACCCAGTACCTCACGCGACTGACCTCCGACTGGCACCTGCACGACATGAACTACCGAGACATCCCGGCCTACTACCCGGCGATGTGGTTCTGGCTGGGCGGGCGCTTCGGCAACCTGCTCGGACTGAGCGGCTGGGAGACTTACCAGCCGTGGGCCTTAGTGTCGATTTCCATGATGGCATGCACACTGGTGCCGCTGTGGCAACGTCTTACGTCTTCGCTACCAGTCGCCGCGGCAATCGCACTAGTGAGCACGGCAATTTTCCTCGTGATGAGCCCCGAGGAGCCCTACTCAGGCATCGTGGCAATCGGTGCCCCGGTAGCCGCGGCGATGCTCAGTCGCGCGTTGCGCGGCTCAAAGGCCGCCATCGCTTTCATGATTGTCTACCTCGGGTTCTCTGCCGCCACCTACACCGTATTCACCGCCTTCATCGCGCTCAGCGTGGTGCTCGTAGCCGGCTTGATGGCAGTTTTTGGCCAGCGGAAAGTACAGCCGATCGCTCGCCTGATTGTGATTGGTGTCGGCTCGATGGCCATCGCCGCAATTTCTTGGGGACCTTACCTGTGGGCCGTACTGCGCGGCGCCCCGATGGGCAAGGCCACCGCCACTCACTACCTGCCTGTTCAAGGCGTCGAAGTGCCCCTGCCGATGCTCTCACCAACACTGATCGGCGCGTTGTGCCTGATAGGCGTGGGCTATTTGGTCTTCCGTGCCAACGACCCGGAGATCCGCAACATCGGCATCACCACCGCGGTGGCCTACCTCTGGATCATCGCCTCAATGATTGTGGCACTAGCCGGCCAGACCCTGCTCGGTTTCCGACTCTCCACTGTGATTGCGCTACTACTTGCCACCGCTGGTGTCCTCGGACTCGCCGACTTCCGGCTAAGCGGGGTCTATTCCTATCTTCCTTCCGGGCTCACTCCGGAACGCCTGCGCAGCCTCGACATTCGCATCACTGCGATCATGGTCACGCTGGTGACGATCGCCGGCATCTCTTACGCCCAGTCGATCCCCGCCCGAAACCACACGCCTATCGACCTCGCCTACACCGACACCGATGGCTACGGCGAACGCGCCGACCGCTTCCCCGCCGACTCCACCAAGTACTACGCCGAAATCGATCAATTCATTCAATCGCAGGGCCATCGCCCATCCGAAACTGTCGTACTCTCCGACGCACAAAGCTTCCTCAGCTTCTACCCCTACTGGGGTTTCCAGGCCTTAACCAGCCACTACGCCAACCCACTCGGCGAATTTGAACGTCGCAATGCCTTCTTGGAAAACCTTGCGGTCGATTCCAACAGCAAGCTCAGCGACCCTCAAGCTTTCCAAGCCAAGCTTGCCGACGCCCCCTGGGCCCCGCCGGAGGTATTCATCTTCCGGGGCACACTAGGTGCAGAAAACGCCAAGTGGAAATACGACATCGCCGAAGACATCTTCCCGAATAATCCGAATGTTCGTTTCCGCGGCGTCTACTTCAACCCAGCTGTTTTTTCCGGTTGGGAACAAAAGCAGATTGGTCCGTTCGTGGTAGTTGTTAAGCCAGTGACGTAG
- a CDS encoding FAD-binding oxidoreductase has protein sequence MTKNQVLTGWGRTAPTTARVLSTPDLDEIIRAVKEAAEKNDRGVIARGMGRSYGDPAQNAGGLVVDMQPLNQIHSIDTETAIVDVDGGVTLDQLMKAALPYGLWVPVLPGTRQVTIGGAIGPDIHGKNHHSAGSFGNHVVSMELLVADGRILHLEPEGTPDDPKGELFWATVGGMGLTGIIVRARIKMTRTETAYFIADGDLTQNLDETIEFHSDGSEHNYTYSSAWFDAISPEPKLGRAAISRGSLATLAQLEELNPKLAKDPLKFNAPQLVTVPDIFPSFTMNKLSMIAIGELWWLKSGTYKNQVQNLTQFYQPLDLIGEWNRGYGKKGFLQYQFVVPREAVEPFKDIVKDIQKSGHYSALNVFKLFGEGNKAPLSYPMPGWNVCVDFPIKPGLGAFLDDLDKRVMEFGGRLYLAKESRTSAENFHQMYPGLQDWLRIRNEIDPTGVFASDMSRRLELGGK, from the coding sequence GTGACTAAAAATCAAGTATTGACCGGATGGGGCCGCACTGCCCCGACCACTGCGCGCGTGCTTTCAACGCCTGATCTCGACGAGATCATCCGCGCAGTCAAAGAAGCTGCCGAGAAGAATGACCGCGGTGTTATCGCCCGCGGCATGGGTCGTTCCTACGGTGACCCTGCGCAAAACGCCGGTGGATTGGTTGTCGATATGCAGCCGCTCAACCAAATCCACTCGATCGACACTGAGACCGCCATCGTCGACGTCGACGGCGGCGTCACCCTAGACCAATTGATGAAGGCCGCCCTCCCATACGGCCTGTGGGTCCCCGTGCTTCCGGGCACGCGTCAGGTGACCATCGGCGGCGCGATCGGCCCAGACATCCACGGCAAGAACCACCACTCCGCTGGATCTTTCGGCAACCACGTGGTGTCGATGGAACTGCTGGTTGCCGACGGGCGCATCCTCCACCTCGAACCAGAAGGCACCCCAGACGACCCAAAGGGTGAGCTGTTCTGGGCCACCGTCGGCGGCATGGGCCTGACCGGCATCATCGTGCGCGCCCGCATCAAGATGACGCGCACCGAGACGGCCTACTTCATCGCGGACGGCGACCTCACCCAAAACCTGGACGAGACCATCGAGTTTCACTCCGATGGCTCCGAGCACAACTACACCTACTCTTCGGCGTGGTTTGACGCGATCTCCCCAGAGCCAAAGCTCGGTCGCGCGGCAATCTCCCGCGGCTCGCTGGCTACCCTGGCCCAGCTGGAAGAACTGAATCCAAAACTGGCCAAGGACCCATTGAAGTTCAACGCTCCGCAGCTGGTCACCGTGCCGGACATCTTCCCAAGCTTCACCATGAACAAGCTCTCCATGATCGCCATCGGCGAACTGTGGTGGTTGAAGTCCGGCACCTACAAAAACCAGGTGCAAAACCTCACGCAGTTCTACCAGCCACTAGACCTCATCGGTGAGTGGAACCGTGGCTACGGCAAGAAGGGCTTCCTGCAGTACCAGTTCGTGGTTCCACGCGAAGCAGTTGAGCCGTTCAAGGACATCGTGAAAGACATTCAGAAGTCGGGCCACTACTCCGCGCTGAACGTGTTCAAGTTGTTCGGTGAAGGCAACAAGGCTCCGCTGTCCTACCCAATGCCCGGCTGGAACGTCTGCGTAGACTTCCCGATCAAACCAGGCCTCGGCGCCTTCTTGGACGACCTGGACAAGCGAGTCATGGAATTCGGCGGTCGCCTCTACCTGGCCAAGGAATCCCGCACCAGCGCGGAGAACTTCCACCAGATGTACCCAGGCCTGCAGGATTGGCTCCGTATCCGCAATGAGATTGACCCCACCGGCGTATTCGCATCCGATATGTCTCGTCGCCTCGAATTGGGAGGAAAGTAA
- a CDS encoding decaprenylphospho-beta-D-erythro-pentofuranosid-2-ulose 2-reductase gives MLNAVGKPQHIALFGGNSDIGVAIVEEYLTKGPINVTLLNRTEPTAAIQTIEKAGGTATFIEFDATDFDSHPAIFEQIKGDIDVAIVAFGVLGDNEEQWQNQAKAVQAAQINYTGAVSVGVLLAERMKSQSHGTIVALSSVAGVKVRRSNFVYGSTKAGFDGFFTQLGEALREFGVNVLVVRPGQVRTKMSAGVKEAPLTVDREDVAKAVVDAVHNRKQELWVHPAFQAVMLVLQHIPKPIFRKLPL, from the coding sequence ATGCTAAACGCTGTAGGAAAACCCCAGCACATCGCCCTTTTTGGTGGCAACTCGGACATCGGTGTGGCCATCGTTGAGGAATACCTGACCAAGGGCCCGATCAACGTAACCCTGCTCAATCGCACGGAGCCAACCGCGGCGATCCAGACCATCGAAAAGGCCGGCGGCACCGCCACTTTCATCGAGTTCGATGCCACCGATTTTGACTCCCACCCCGCTATCTTTGAGCAGATCAAGGGCGATATCGACGTCGCTATCGTGGCATTCGGCGTGCTGGGCGATAACGAGGAGCAGTGGCAGAACCAGGCCAAGGCTGTTCAGGCTGCGCAGATCAACTACACCGGCGCCGTGTCTGTGGGCGTGCTACTTGCCGAGCGGATGAAGTCTCAAAGCCACGGCACAATCGTGGCACTGAGTTCCGTGGCTGGCGTGAAGGTCCGCCGTTCCAACTTTGTCTACGGCTCCACTAAGGCTGGCTTCGATGGCTTCTTCACCCAGCTGGGCGAGGCGTTGCGCGAGTTCGGTGTGAACGTGTTGGTTGTTCGCCCAGGACAGGTTCGCACTAAGATGAGCGCAGGAGTTAAGGAAGCACCTCTGACCGTTGACCGCGAAGACGTGGCCAAGGCAGTGGTCGATGCAGTACACAACCGTAAGCAGGAGCTGTGGGTCCACCCAGCTTTCCAAGCGGTGATGCTGGTGCTGCAGCACATTCCGAAACCAATTTTCCGAAAGCTGCCACTGTAG
- a CDS encoding IS1096 element passenger TnpR family protein, whose protein sequence is MSFIPVTDPALQRPLRRIEPTPERSYLVHASSGEVWRRLRVPSSVGMERFARILQLAFEINSAEHTFIQQDGNVENAPVIMPAQTLVRFDAAGTPSETVTLSEVLPVADLHFLSNFGEPTDIKITLVGASEQLPAVETLCIDGSGSLGNLSFSLAAINRELDAERWVFAKLSLVKEGLRDLIFRTGMWETAQLVAYLDTEQEVAVSAEEAAVMVGPVLADAHLSQLLELHRVEADPLAQWRHIAHKLPLERDTRGNDAAWLRIIALISAMPYGAETFLLEGMQWAGHPTTLAEVDKLTANTMRVLSLLGVVDGDTLVLGGPLSKPHREFLRMILRGSQ, encoded by the coding sequence GTGAGCTTTATTCCCGTGACTGATCCGGCTTTGCAGCGACCGCTGCGTCGCATCGAGCCGACCCCAGAGCGTTCGTATCTGGTGCATGCCTCGAGTGGCGAGGTGTGGCGTCGGCTGCGGGTGCCCAGTTCGGTCGGGATGGAGCGTTTCGCGCGGATCCTGCAACTTGCCTTCGAGATTAATTCGGCCGAGCACACTTTCATTCAGCAGGATGGCAATGTTGAGAACGCGCCGGTCATCATGCCCGCCCAGACCCTGGTTCGTTTCGATGCCGCTGGCACGCCTTCGGAGACTGTCACCCTGTCTGAGGTCCTCCCGGTCGCTGACCTGCATTTTCTTTCCAATTTCGGTGAGCCTACCGACATTAAAATCACGCTGGTGGGTGCTTCTGAGCAGCTCCCGGCCGTCGAGACGCTGTGCATTGATGGTTCGGGTAGCCTGGGTAACCTGTCGTTTTCGCTGGCGGCGATCAACCGGGAGTTGGATGCTGAGCGGTGGGTCTTCGCGAAGCTTTCGCTGGTCAAGGAGGGTTTGCGAGATCTTATTTTCCGGACGGGCATGTGGGAGACCGCCCAGTTGGTGGCCTACCTGGACACGGAGCAGGAGGTGGCGGTCTCGGCGGAAGAAGCTGCGGTCATGGTGGGGCCCGTGCTTGCCGACGCCCACCTCTCGCAACTCCTCGAGCTGCACCGGGTAGAGGCGGATCCCTTGGCTCAGTGGCGTCACATCGCGCACAAATTGCCACTGGAGCGCGATACGCGCGGAAACGACGCCGCTTGGCTGCGCATCATCGCGTTGATTTCGGCAATGCCGTATGGTGCGGAGACATTCTTGCTGGAGGGGATGCAGTGGGCTGGGCATCCGACGACACTGGCGGAAGTCGATAAGTTGACTGCCAACACGATGCGGGTGCTGTCGCTGCTGGGCGTGGTAGACGGCGACACGTTGGTGCTGGGTGGGCCTCTGTCGAAGCCACACCGTGAGTTCCTCCGGATGATCTTGCGGGGTTCGCAATAG
- a CDS encoding arabinosyltransferase domain-containing protein, with protein sequence MSIAAKPAPQSIKTLAIVSGLIGFVCFLLTPFLPVNQTQSSFDWPQKGLNSVNAPLMSYAPDAIEVSVPMSALEHMPEKEWMVLGTLPADSKDATTRGLFVRYTKTGLDVIIRDTVPLSIPVADLPKSGDLKVSSTPERTELTLGSKKEVLEGDRRPQVTGIYTDLPRDAKVQGINAHVDINSRFTSSPSPLKYVVMWLGLAMTLLALWSLHRLDKLDGRASRRFFPKDWWKLRPLDGIVGATLLAWHFIGANTADDGYLLTMARISRGSGYMANYYRWFGVPESPFGAPYYDLLALMTYVSTSSIWMRLPGLLAGWCVWLLISREVLPRLGAKITGRRVAHWTAALTFLAFWMVYNNGTRPEPVIALGALLTWVCMERAIATSRLLPAAVGVIVATLALGAGPTGLMAVAALLAALSSLIRIIYRRIPLVGGSTWQAVLAMVAPFLASGTAILLAVFGDQTPASVLEAIRVRADKGPALTWYMEWVRYESLLGQTVDGSFARRFAVLMVLVSVALVLASMLRNGRVPGSAQGPSIRLLLAFLGTMFFMMFTPTKWTHHFGVWAGIGAAIAGLAAVALSHMALKSARSRTLLFGGILFVLAFSLAGTNGWWYVSSFGVPWYDKTVQFKAVEASTVMLGISLLVLVIGTIQSFVSDVRTARAESQGTLDELKLERRRKLARFDGIAASPIAVVSALVVMFCFLSLGKGFVSQYPAYSVGLGNLRSATGDYCALANDAMLETNSNDSFLQPADGSDLGASLDVTEHRGFDANNVPESIAVEGVAKESSQGSIGGATSNEDTTEAGGGQATGNTGGVRTERGVNGSKAFLPFGLDFHKIPVLGSYTEGPQFPAEATTTWYNLPKRSDDTPLLIVSAAGKIAHHDINGVKQDGQELIVEYGTRSADGNVTNTGELEPLDIGPTPSWRNLRVPMDRIPETANVVRVVAKDQNLEQNQWLAFVPPRVPKLDSLNNVIGSEQAGLLDWAVALQFPCQRTYDHFAGVAEMANFRISPDHPGKVTLSPVMDYAGGGVLGVTEAVNTSVEIPGYLKNDWQRDWGSISRYYPRTNLRGEAPDVAEIHHEVIQRSGLWTPGPMKTDE encoded by the coding sequence GTGTCAATTGCTGCCAAACCCGCCCCACAGTCGATCAAAACGCTGGCGATCGTATCCGGACTCATAGGATTTGTCTGCTTCCTACTGACTCCATTCCTGCCAGTTAACCAAACCCAATCGTCTTTCGATTGGCCGCAGAAAGGCCTCAACAGCGTCAATGCGCCGTTGATGTCCTATGCACCCGATGCGATTGAGGTATCGGTGCCTATGTCCGCTCTGGAGCACATGCCAGAAAAAGAGTGGATGGTACTGGGCACCTTGCCGGCGGACTCGAAGGACGCCACCACGCGTGGTCTGTTTGTGCGCTACACCAAGACCGGCCTGGATGTCATTATCCGGGACACTGTGCCTCTGAGCATTCCAGTGGCAGACCTGCCAAAATCGGGCGATTTAAAGGTCTCCTCCACCCCTGAGCGTACTGAGCTCACGCTTGGTTCAAAGAAGGAAGTTTTGGAAGGCGATCGTCGCCCGCAGGTGACCGGCATTTACACCGATCTTCCGCGAGATGCCAAGGTCCAGGGCATCAACGCGCATGTCGATATCAACTCCCGATTTACCTCCAGCCCAAGCCCGCTGAAATACGTGGTCATGTGGCTGGGGCTCGCGATGACTCTCCTGGCACTTTGGTCGCTGCACCGACTAGACAAGCTCGACGGGCGTGCCTCCCGACGCTTCTTCCCCAAAGACTGGTGGAAACTGCGCCCTCTCGACGGCATCGTCGGCGCCACCCTTCTGGCCTGGCACTTCATCGGCGCGAACACCGCTGACGACGGCTACTTGCTCACGATGGCCCGGATCTCCCGCGGCTCGGGCTACATGGCTAACTACTACCGCTGGTTTGGTGTCCCCGAATCACCGTTCGGCGCTCCGTACTATGACTTGCTGGCCCTGATGACGTATGTCTCCACCAGCTCCATTTGGATGCGCCTGCCCGGTTTGCTCGCCGGCTGGTGCGTGTGGCTGTTGATTAGCCGCGAAGTCTTGCCGCGTCTGGGGGCGAAGATCACCGGGCGTCGAGTAGCTCACTGGACCGCTGCGTTGACGTTCCTGGCCTTCTGGATGGTCTATAACAACGGCACCCGCCCAGAGCCGGTTATTGCCCTGGGCGCGCTGCTGACCTGGGTGTGCATGGAGCGCGCCATCGCTACCTCTCGCTTACTTCCGGCTGCTGTAGGTGTCATCGTGGCAACGCTCGCACTTGGGGCTGGCCCGACCGGTTTGATGGCTGTCGCGGCCCTCCTGGCGGCCCTTTCTAGCTTGATTCGCATCATCTACCGCCGGATCCCGCTGGTGGGTGGCTCCACCTGGCAGGCGGTGTTGGCGATGGTGGCACCGTTCCTGGCATCCGGCACCGCAATCTTGCTGGCAGTCTTTGGTGACCAAACCCCAGCTTCCGTGCTGGAAGCAATCCGTGTCCGCGCGGACAAGGGCCCTGCGCTCACGTGGTACATGGAATGGGTTCGCTACGAATCGCTGTTGGGACAGACGGTGGATGGCTCCTTCGCTCGTCGATTCGCAGTGCTGATGGTGCTTGTATCGGTGGCGCTGGTGCTGGCGTCGATGTTGCGCAATGGGCGCGTCCCGGGTTCGGCGCAGGGGCCGTCGATACGCTTGCTGCTGGCGTTCCTGGGCACGATGTTCTTCATGATGTTCACCCCAACCAAGTGGACCCACCACTTCGGTGTCTGGGCGGGCATCGGCGCGGCGATCGCTGGGCTGGCGGCGGTGGCGCTGTCGCATATGGCGCTGAAGTCGGCGCGATCCCGCACACTGCTGTTCGGCGGAATTTTGTTCGTGCTCGCGTTCAGCCTCGCCGGAACTAACGGTTGGTGGTACGTCTCCAGCTTCGGCGTACCATGGTACGACAAGACCGTGCAGTTCAAGGCCGTCGAGGCTTCGACGGTCATGCTGGGGATCTCGTTGCTGGTGCTGGTCATCGGCACGATCCAATCGTTCGTATCCGATGTGCGCACCGCCCGCGCCGAATCCCAAGGCACCCTCGACGAACTCAAGCTGGAGCGCCGCCGAAAGCTCGCACGTTTCGACGGCATCGCGGCCTCCCCTATCGCCGTGGTCTCCGCTCTCGTCGTGATGTTCTGCTTCCTGAGCCTGGGCAAGGGCTTCGTCTCCCAATACCCCGCGTACTCCGTCGGCCTGGGCAACTTGCGTTCAGCGACAGGCGACTATTGCGCGCTCGCCAACGACGCGATGCTGGAAACCAACTCCAACGATTCCTTCCTCCAGCCTGCCGACGGCTCCGACCTCGGCGCTTCGCTCGACGTCACCGAACACCGCGGCTTCGACGCCAACAACGTGCCGGAATCCATCGCCGTGGAAGGCGTAGCCAAGGAATCCTCCCAGGGCTCCATCGGTGGTGCCACCTCGAACGAAGACACCACCGAAGCCGGCGGTGGCCAGGCCACGGGCAACACCGGTGGCGTGCGCACCGAACGAGGTGTCAACGGTTCGAAAGCATTCCTGCCCTTCGGCCTCGACTTCCACAAAATTCCAGTCCTCGGCTCCTACACCGAGGGCCCACAATTCCCAGCCGAAGCCACCACCACCTGGTACAACCTACCTAAGCGTAGCGACGACACCCCGCTGCTCATCGTCTCCGCCGCCGGAAAGATCGCCCACCACGACATCAACGGCGTAAAGCAAGACGGCCAGGAACTCATCGTCGAATACGGCACCCGCAGTGCCGACGGCAATGTCACCAACACTGGCGAACTCGAACCTCTCGACATCGGCCCTACCCCATCCTGGCGCAACCTGCGCGTCCCGATGGATCGGATCCCCGAAACCGCCAATGTCGTGCGAGTAGTGGCCAAGGACCAAAACCTTGAGCAAAACCAGTGGCTGGCCTTCGTGCCTCCGCGCGTGCCGAAGCTAGACTCGCTCAACAACGTGATCGGCTCCGAACAGGCCGGCCTTCTCGACTGGGCCGTCGCACTCCAATTCCCATGCCAGCGCACCTACGACCACTTCGCAGGCGTAGCCGAAATGGCGAACTTCCGCATCTCCCCAGACCACCCAGGCAAAGTGACGCTCTCCCCAGTGATGGACTACGCCGGCGGCGGTGTACTCGGCGTCACCGAAGCCGTGAACACCTCCGTAGAGATCCCGGGCTACCTCAAGAACGACTGGCAGCGCGACTGGGGCTCCATCTCTCGCTACTACCCACGCACCAACCTGCGTGGCGAAGCCCCCGACGTAGCCGAAATCCACCACGAAGTAATCCAGCGTTCTGGGCTCTGGACACCAGGGCCGATGAAGACCGATGAGTAG
- a CDS encoding PrsW family intramembrane metalloprotease, with product MNRSVWWKLLVIFGLPASILFSLLNGLVSPIGWGIGVLFAALYLVAGLLLFRAGPLWPNAGAWYVLSCLTWGSGVSTALVLWPSMAWSDITTKLGWDPLLASFSGAIPEELAKALGVVLIVYGFRALNRPWHGFVTGGLIGLGFEINENLVYGAVGALYDANSDLTGAVSMWGLRSLAGPGIHVALAALSGWGIGLAIFCVGRRGALAWLGFSTFIHFVWNIITTFPLEQMIRLGVLMVILYGSFIYVYWKAVRMQKVDNSYVLLM from the coding sequence ATGAACCGCAGCGTGTGGTGGAAACTTCTCGTGATCTTCGGTCTACCCGCCTCCATCTTGTTTTCCCTCCTCAACGGGCTAGTGTCACCGATCGGCTGGGGGATCGGAGTGCTGTTCGCCGCACTCTATCTGGTGGCCGGCCTGCTGCTCTTTCGCGCCGGGCCGTTGTGGCCGAACGCGGGCGCCTGGTACGTGCTTTCGTGCCTGACCTGGGGGTCAGGCGTCTCGACTGCGCTGGTACTGTGGCCGTCCATGGCATGGTCGGATATCACCACCAAGCTCGGTTGGGATCCACTGCTGGCGTCATTTAGTGGTGCGATCCCCGAGGAACTAGCCAAGGCTTTGGGAGTGGTCCTGATTGTGTACGGTTTCCGCGCGCTCAACAGGCCCTGGCATGGGTTCGTTACCGGCGGGTTGATAGGACTGGGCTTCGAGATCAACGAAAACCTGGTGTACGGCGCAGTGGGCGCACTTTACGACGCCAACTCGGACCTCACCGGCGCCGTCTCCATGTGGGGGCTGCGTTCGCTGGCTGGCCCTGGCATCCACGTCGCCTTGGCGGCGCTGTCGGGCTGGGGGATCGGGCTCGCGATCTTTTGCGTTGGGCGACGTGGGGCCTTGGCCTGGCTGGGCTTTTCGACGTTCATCCATTTCGTCTGGAACATCATCACCACCTTCCCGCTTGAGCAAATGATTCGCCTCGGTGTGCTGATGGTGATTCTGTATGGATCGTTCATTTATGTGTATTGGAAAGCTGTGAGAATGCAGAAAGTTGACAATTCCTACGTGTTGCTGATGTGA
- a CDS encoding glycoside hydrolase family 25 protein, translated as MSHARLNPARRTILAACASLSLAATLLIPSANAEHATAPSGIDVASWQGAIDWHGVAGAEQKFAFVKATEGLDYTNPQYHADITAADASGLTTGSYHYGRPNTDPIAQARHYAAAYKAHPQDLPPVLDIEQTDGVGVGELQNWTRDFLGEVERQTGRKPMVYTYRYFWEQDMGNTTEFAHYPLWFAAYQSEVPTQLPGGWQQMAFWQRTGEGRVTGINTPVDMNLFNGTPGQLPSFNGYGGVLVPGEKVATDHGMGTSARDIALALLGLAGAIGIMPPEVAGNVANQAALAAGVDSLVAGALGGQVAGLGGKLPVAELNRIVQGNYSIGDLLLLLNAAGHRTEG; from the coding sequence ATGTCTCATGCTCGACTTAACCCTGCCCGCCGTACGATTCTTGCCGCCTGTGCGTCGTTAAGCCTGGCTGCCACCCTGCTCATTCCGTCCGCAAATGCGGAACATGCGACCGCGCCTTCTGGCATCGATGTAGCCAGCTGGCAAGGTGCCATTGACTGGCACGGTGTCGCCGGAGCGGAACAGAAATTCGCGTTTGTCAAGGCCACCGAAGGTCTCGACTACACCAACCCCCAGTACCACGCCGACATCACCGCAGCCGACGCATCGGGACTAACCACCGGGTCGTACCACTACGGACGGCCTAACACGGACCCCATCGCCCAAGCGCGACACTACGCAGCCGCCTACAAAGCACACCCGCAAGACCTCCCGCCCGTGCTCGACATCGAGCAAACCGACGGTGTTGGAGTCGGCGAACTACAGAACTGGACGAGGGACTTCCTCGGTGAAGTCGAACGCCAGACCGGCCGCAAGCCGATGGTGTACACCTACCGATACTTCTGGGAACAAGACATGGGCAACACCACCGAATTCGCCCACTACCCGCTCTGGTTCGCCGCCTACCAATCCGAGGTGCCCACCCAACTTCCCGGCGGTTGGCAACAAATGGCCTTCTGGCAGCGCACCGGCGAAGGACGGGTCACCGGTATCAACACCCCAGTGGACATGAACCTCTTCAATGGAACCCCAGGTCAACTGCCAAGTTTCAATGGCTACGGCGGAGTCCTCGTGCCGGGTGAAAAGGTAGCGACTGACCACGGAATGGGAACCTCGGCTCGCGACATCGCGCTCGCGCTACTCGGCCTAGCAGGAGCGATTGGCATCATGCCACCAGAGGTAGCCGGAAACGTGGCGAACCAAGCAGCACTCGCCGCAGGTGTGGACAGTCTGGTTGCCGGCGCGCTCGGAGGGCAAGTCGCCGGGCTCGGTGGAAAATTACCAGTTGCTGAACTCAACCGAATCGTCCAAGGCAACTACTCCATCGGAGACTTGTTGCTGCTTTTGAACGCGGCTGGGCATCGTACCGAAGGGTAG